A stretch of DNA from Anaerolineae bacterium:
TCCAGACGGTTCAGGACCTCTTTGACAGTCCCGTACCCGAATCCCCGCCGACGCAGGAGCGCGTACAGCTCTTCGCGCAGAGACTCCCGGTCACGGCCGGGGTCGCGCCGCTCCAGGTGCTTTTCCACCAAGGTCGCCGCAGCCTCGGCGTCGTCTACCCCTTCGAGTGCCCCCTCAGCTGCTTCGTCGGAAATCCCCTGGCGGCGAAGCTCGTAGCGCAGAGCCCGGCGACTGCGCGGGCGGAAGGCAAGCCGCTGCTCCACCCAGAACTGGGCGAAGGCGTCATCATCCACCAGATCTACCCGCTCCAGGCGGCCGAGCGCTTCTTCCACCGTCGCCTGCTCGAACCCGGCCCGGCGCAGGCGCTGCTCTAGCTCGAACCGGCTGCGCGGCCGAACCTCCAGCAGCCGCAGGGCCCGCTCCTGGGCCCGGCACACCTCGTCCCGGCGCCGAAGCTCCCGTATGTCGTCCTCGCTCAGAAACTGCCCCAGGTGGAGGGCCGCCGCCGTCAACTCTTCCAGGCTGAAGGCGTACTCGTCATCGAGGAAGACGCTCACGCGTTGCCGGCGACGCTTCTGCCTCTCCAGCCGAGTGACCCTCCCTTCCATCGTTGCTCTTGGCCTCTTGCGCAGGGAACGACAAAGGGCCATGGCGGCGATAGCACGCCATAGCCCTTCCGGTTTCCCGCCGAACTGATCGCTGTCGGCCCACTCGGGCGGTCCGCTGGCACCGATCAGGGGGATATAGCACCCCCGGCCCTCCCTCCAGGGAGAGCCTGCCGGATCATAGCGCTACCTGGCTCCTACATCGGCTCCACCGCAAAACCGCAGACCCCGCTAATGCCTGTACAGCGTTCTATGCTCTTCGGAATCTCACAGACCCGAAGTGACTATGCTGACGAGCGTCCAGCACTAGTCCGGCTCGCCCGCGCGCGCCTCGTCGCCGTCAAGGTCTTCTGCCACACCTACCCGCAGCAGACCTTGTGCCTCCCTCACCTTGTTTTCGATCTCGCGTGCTATGTCGGGATTGTCGCGCAGGAAGTCCTTGGCCGCCTCCCTGCCCTGGCCTAGGCGCGTCTCCCCATAGGAGAAATACGACCCGCGCTTGTCCACGATCCCGGCTTCCACACCTAGATCAAGTATATCAGATAGGCGCGAGATACCTTCATCGTACATGATCTCGAACTCGGCCTGCCTGAAGGGAGGAGCCACCTTGTTCTTCCGCACCGTCACCCGCACTCGATTGCCAATTACCTCGCCACCGCGCTTCAGGGATTCGATGCGGCGCATGTCCAGCCGCACCGATGAGTAGAACTTCAGCGCGTTGCCTCCGGGGGTAGTCTCTGGGTTGCCGAACATCACGCCGATCTTGTAGCGGATCTGGTTGGTGAAGATCATGGCGGTGTTAGATTGCTTGATCGCCCCCGAGAGCTTGCGCAGTGCCTGGCTCATCAGCCGGGCCTGCAGGCCGGGGTGCGAATCCCCCATCTCGCCTTCGATCTCGGCTCGAGGCACCAACGCCGCCACCGAGTCTACCACCACCACGTCCACCGCCCCGCTGCGCACCAATGCCTCGGCAATCTCCAGCGCCTGCTCACCGGTGTCGGGCTGGGATACGAACAGATCCTCGATGTTGACCCCCAGTCGCTGAGCATAAGCCGGGTCCAGGGCATGCTCCATGTCTATGAAAGCGGCGACACCGCCTGCCTTCTGCGCCTCAGCGATAATGTGCAGGCATAGCGTGGTCTTGCCCGCGGACTCGGGGCCATAGATCTCGGTGACACGCCCTTTGGGCACTCCACCCACGCCCAAAGCTAGGTCCAGCGCCAATGAGCCAGTGGGGATGGCTTCCACCTGGGCCCACTGATCCGTGCCCAGGCGCATTATGGCACCGTCGCCGTAGCGGCGTCTCAGATCG
This window harbors:
- the recA gene encoding recombinase RecA translates to MAGSGREQALNTVLTDLRRRYGDGAIMRLGTDQWAQVEAIPTGSLALDLALGVGGVPKGRVTEIYGPESAGKTTLCLHIIAEAQKAGGVAAFIDMEHALDPAYAQRLGVNIEDLFVSQPDTGEQALEIAEALVRSGAVDVVVVDSVAALVPRAEIEGEMGDSHPGLQARLMSQALRKLSGAIKQSNTAMIFTNQIRYKIGVMFGNPETTPGGNALKFYSSVRLDMRRIESLKRGGEVIGNRVRVTVRKNKVAPPFRQAEFEIMYDEGISRLSDILDLGVEAGIVDKRGSYFSYGETRLGQGREAAKDFLRDNPDIAREIENKVREAQGLLRVGVAEDLDGDEARAGEPD